One window of Nocardia nova SH22a genomic DNA carries:
- a CDS encoding flavin-containing monooxygenase produces the protein MTAAGEYVDVVIVGAGLSGIGAGYRVQTELPGTSYAILEAREALGGTWDLFRYPGIRSDSDMFTLGYPFEPWRDAKSIADGPSILRYITETARRHGIDKHIRFGTKVVAAQWSSADARWTLTLDEGGRTRTLRCRFLYSCSGYYDYDQGHSPEFPGVESFAGTMVHPQFWPEDLDYADKKVVVIGSGATAVTLVPAMAEKAGLVTMLQRSPTWISAVPGRDKQADKIRELLPAGLAHRVIRTKNILFNVGFYQYCRRRPQAARKLLTGLTTRILKDEKLVAEHFTPEYNPWDQRLCAVPDADFFKAMRKGKAEVVTDHIDSFVPEGIRLRSGKVLPADVVVSATGLKLLAFGGISLEVDGEPVNLSDRFVWQGTMLTGVPNFAVCIGYTNASWTLRADLTSRLVCKVIAHADRRGYDAVVPEPQGDLAERPLLDLASGYIQRSIGDFPRQGDRHPWKVRQNYLLDSATTMRTNLDKTLRPVRRSAVLSNA, from the coding sequence ATGACCGCAGCTGGTGAATATGTCGATGTCGTCATCGTGGGCGCCGGGCTGTCCGGAATCGGCGCCGGATACCGGGTGCAGACCGAGCTGCCCGGAACCTCCTACGCGATTCTCGAGGCGCGTGAGGCGCTGGGCGGCACCTGGGACCTGTTCCGCTATCCGGGGATCCGCTCGGACTCGGACATGTTCACCCTCGGCTATCCCTTCGAGCCGTGGCGCGATGCCAAGTCCATCGCCGACGGCCCCTCGATCCTGCGGTACATCACCGAGACCGCGCGGCGGCACGGGATCGACAAGCACATCCGCTTCGGCACCAAAGTGGTTGCGGCGCAATGGTCCAGCGCCGACGCCCGCTGGACGCTGACGCTGGACGAGGGCGGGCGCACGCGCACGCTGCGGTGCCGCTTCCTGTACTCGTGCTCCGGATACTACGACTACGACCAGGGGCATTCGCCCGAGTTCCCCGGCGTGGAATCGTTCGCCGGAACGATGGTGCATCCGCAGTTCTGGCCGGAGGATCTCGACTACGCCGACAAGAAGGTCGTGGTGATCGGCAGCGGCGCGACCGCGGTCACCTTGGTCCCGGCCATGGCCGAGAAGGCCGGACTGGTGACCATGCTGCAGCGTTCACCCACCTGGATCTCCGCGGTGCCCGGCCGCGACAAACAGGCCGACAAGATCCGCGAACTGCTCCCGGCGGGTCTGGCGCACCGGGTGATCCGCACCAAGAACATCCTGTTCAACGTCGGTTTCTACCAGTACTGCCGTCGCCGCCCGCAGGCTGCGCGCAAATTGCTCACCGGCCTCACCACGCGCATCCTCAAGGACGAGAAGCTGGTCGCCGAGCACTTCACCCCCGAGTACAACCCATGGGATCAGCGGCTGTGCGCGGTGCCCGACGCCGACTTCTTCAAGGCGATGCGCAAGGGCAAGGCCGAGGTTGTCACCGATCACATCGACAGCTTCGTGCCCGAGGGCATCCGGCTGCGGTCGGGCAAGGTCCTGCCCGCCGACGTCGTGGTCTCGGCCACCGGCCTGAAACTGCTTGCCTTCGGCGGTATTTCGCTGGAGGTCGACGGTGAGCCGGTGAACCTGTCCGACCGCTTCGTCTGGCAGGGCACCATGCTCACCGGCGTCCCGAACTTCGCGGTGTGCATCGGCTACACCAATGCCTCCTGGACGCTGCGCGCCGATCTGACCTCGCGGCTGGTGTGCAAGGTGATCGCGCACGCCGATCGCCGCGGCTACGACGCGGTGGTGCCGGAGCCGCAGGGCGATCTCGCCGAGCGCCCGCTGCTCGACCTCGCCTCCGGCTACATCCAGCGGTCCATCGGTGATTTCCCGCGTCAGGGCGATCGGCATCCGTGGAAGGTGCGGCAGAACTACCTGCTGGACTCGGCCACGACCATGCGGACGAATCTGGACAAGACGCTGCGTCCGGTGCGGCGCTCGGCGGTGCTGTCGAACGCCTGA
- a CDS encoding PPOX class F420-dependent oxidoreductase, giving the protein MRLPDSAREFIGGGANATLVTLNADGSPQISVVWVALRSTPEGDELVSAHLSEHLKVRNVRRDPRVALTIVSDEPSEFMRPYLSVTGTARIVEGGAPELLRELAAVLGGPGLEFPPEDAPPGLLTRIRIDRFSGIGPWTR; this is encoded by the coding sequence ATGCGACTTCCCGATTCCGCTCGCGAGTTCATCGGCGGCGGCGCCAATGCCACCCTGGTCACCCTCAATGCCGACGGCAGCCCGCAGATCTCCGTCGTCTGGGTGGCCCTGCGGTCGACGCCGGAGGGTGACGAGCTGGTCAGCGCTCATCTCAGCGAACATCTCAAGGTCCGCAATGTGCGCCGGGATCCACGGGTGGCGCTGACCATCGTGTCGGATGAACCCAGCGAGTTCATGCGGCCCTATCTGTCGGTCACGGGAACCGCACGCATCGTCGAGGGCGGCGCGCCGGAGCTGCTGCGGGAACTGGCCGCCGTCTTGGGCGGGCCCGGACTCGAGTTCCCGCCCGAGGACGCGCCGCCGGGTCTGCTGACCCGCATCCGGATCGACAGGTTCAGCGGAATCGGCCCGTGGACACGGTGA
- a CDS encoding methylated-DNA--[protein]-cysteine S-methyltransferase gives MTVYTTTASPLGELMLVGEVRDTGTALRSVSIAGGKSVAVQPEWVEDHTAFARAIDQLNEYFAGTRTHFDLEYAVEGSEFRRRVWQALDEIPYGQTVSYGDIAARIGASRAALRAVGAAIGANPVLIVRPCHRVVGADGRLTGYAGGLDSKRRLLELEHAA, from the coding sequence ATGACGGTCTATACGACGACAGCGAGCCCGCTCGGCGAATTGATGCTCGTCGGTGAGGTGCGCGATACCGGCACCGCGCTGCGGTCGGTGTCGATCGCCGGTGGGAAATCGGTTGCGGTACAGCCGGAATGGGTCGAGGACCACACGGCGTTCGCGCGGGCGATCGATCAGCTGAACGAGTATTTCGCGGGCACGCGCACACATTTCGACCTCGAGTACGCCGTGGAGGGCAGCGAGTTCCGCCGCCGGGTGTGGCAGGCGCTCGACGAGATCCCCTACGGGCAGACCGTGTCGTACGGGGACATCGCCGCGCGGATCGGCGCGTCGCGTGCCGCGCTGCGAGCCGTCGGCGCGGCGATCGGCGCGAATCCGGTGCTGATCGTGCGGCCCTGTCACCGCGTCGTCGGAGCGGACGGCCGCCTCACCGGATACGCCGGTGGACTCGACAGCAAACGACGGCTGCTGGAGCTCGAACATGCCGCGTGA
- a CDS encoding 2OG-Fe(II) oxygenase produces MPREAAVASALPGLAGDLGERVAGQDWPGLAGELDTHGCALTGPLLTAAECRSLAALYGDVSRFRSTIDMARHRFGAGEYRYFTHDLPPVVAGLRDAFYPHLLVVARRWADRLGRPGSWPEDLDDWIALCHRAGQTRSAQIMLRYGPGDWNALHRDLFGDMIFPLQVVVGLDVPGTDYTGGEFLLVEQRPRAQSRGTAVTVPQGHGLIFTTRDRPVRSARGWSAAPMRHGVSVVRTGRRHTLGLVFHEA; encoded by the coding sequence ATGCCGCGTGAGGCGGCGGTGGCGAGTGCACTGCCGGGCCTTGCGGGAGATCTCGGCGAGCGGGTGGCCGGACAGGACTGGCCGGGGCTGGCAGGCGAACTGGACACACACGGCTGCGCCCTGACCGGTCCGTTGCTGACCGCGGCCGAATGCCGGTCGCTGGCGGCGCTCTACGGCGACGTGAGCCGCTTCCGATCCACGATCGACATGGCGCGCCACCGATTCGGCGCCGGTGAGTATCGGTATTTCACCCACGATCTACCGCCGGTCGTCGCCGGATTGCGGGATGCGTTCTACCCGCATCTACTCGTCGTCGCGCGGCGGTGGGCGGACCGGCTGGGCCGCCCCGGATCCTGGCCCGAGGACCTCGACGACTGGATCGCCCTCTGCCACCGCGCCGGACAGACCCGGTCGGCCCAGATCATGTTGCGCTACGGTCCGGGTGATTGGAATGCGCTGCACCGAGACCTGTTCGGCGACATGATCTTTCCGCTACAGGTCGTGGTCGGGCTGGACGTTCCCGGAACCGACTACACCGGTGGTGAGTTCCTCCTGGTCGAACAGCGCCCGCGGGCGCAGTCGCGTGGCACCGCCGTCACCGTGCCGCAGGGACACGGGCTGATCTTCACCACGCGCGACCGGCCGGTGCGATCGGCGCGCGGCTGGTCGGCGGCTCCGATGCGGCACGGGGTCAGCGTCGTCCGGACCGGACGCCGGCACACACTGGGCCTGGTCTTCCACGAGGCGTGA
- a CDS encoding Ada metal-binding domain-containing protein, which produces MTARPDPAGAGRYLLLGSDGVPYRSAIAGTVGGHRRQRIYGRLDCPSALRALRLGTYARHRVFFADTATAVAAGYRPCARCLPEDYRRWKSAG; this is translated from the coding sequence ATGACCGCACGTCCGGATCCGGCCGGCGCGGGCCGGTATCTGTTGCTCGGCTCCGACGGCGTGCCCTATCGCAGCGCGATCGCGGGCACCGTGGGCGGACACCGCCGTCAGCGCATCTACGGGCGCCTGGACTGCCCGTCGGCACTGCGGGCTCTGCGACTCGGCACCTACGCGAGGCATCGCGTGTTCTTCGCCGACACGGCGACCGCGGTGGCTGCCGGTTATCGTCCGTGCGCGCGGTGTCTGCCCGAGGACTATCGGCGTTGGAAGTCCGCCGGGTGA
- a CDS encoding VIT1/CCC1 transporter family protein, giving the protein MSTIETAARPESHGTGLPVRLNWLRAGVLGANDGIVSVAGIVIGVAAATTSVPAVMTAGVAGLAAGAVSMALGEYVSVSTQRDSERAVLAVERRELAADPAGELAELTAIYEDKGLSPATARKAAEELTARDAFAAHAEAELGIDPAELTNPWHAAVSSALSFTVGALLPLLAMLAPAAIRIPVTAAAVLVALGLTGAIGAYLGQAPVRRAAFRVLAGGALAMTVTYLVGHLVGMAI; this is encoded by the coding sequence ATGTCGACAATCGAGACGGCGGCCCGTCCGGAAAGCCACGGCACCGGTCTGCCGGTGCGGTTGAATTGGCTGCGGGCCGGAGTGCTGGGCGCGAACGACGGAATCGTCTCCGTCGCAGGGATCGTCATCGGCGTGGCGGCGGCCACCACCTCCGTGCCCGCCGTCATGACCGCCGGTGTCGCCGGGCTGGCGGCCGGTGCGGTGTCGATGGCGCTCGGGGAATACGTGTCGGTGAGCACCCAGCGCGACAGCGAGCGCGCGGTACTGGCGGTGGAAAGGCGGGAACTGGCCGCCGATCCCGCGGGCGAACTGGCCGAGCTGACCGCGATCTACGAGGACAAGGGCCTCTCACCCGCCACCGCGCGCAAGGCGGCCGAGGAGCTGACGGCCCGGGATGCCTTCGCCGCGCACGCCGAGGCCGAATTGGGTATCGATCCGGCGGAATTGACCAATCCGTGGCACGCCGCGGTGTCGTCGGCGTTGTCGTTCACCGTCGGCGCGTTGCTACCGCTGCTGGCGATGCTGGCGCCCGCCGCGATCCGCATTCCGGTGACCGCGGCGGCAGTCCTGGTGGCACTGGGGCTGACCGGCGCGATCGGCGCCTACCTGGGGCAGGCGCCGGTGCGGCGGGCGGCATTTCGAGTCCTGGCCGGTGGAGCGCTGGCGATGACGGTGACCTACCTGGTCGGCCATCTGGTCGGTATGGCGATCTAG